A stretch of the Methermicoccus shengliensis DSM 18856 genome encodes the following:
- a CDS encoding 50S ribosomal protein L21e: MDKSHGIRRKSRYKLQKPRREKGLSPITRAVQQFEIGDKVCVKIDPSVHKGAPHHKFHGRTADVVGRRGRAYILRARDGRALKEIIVLPEHLRPHA; this comes from the coding sequence ATGGACAAATCTCATGGCATCAGGAGAAAGAGCAGATACAAGCTTCAAAAGCCCAGAAGGGAGAAGGGGCTCTCACCAATAACGAGGGCAGTACAGCAGTTCGAGATAGGGGACAAGGTGTGCGTGAAGATAGACCCCAGTGTGCACAAAGGAGCCCCACATCACAAGTTCCATGGCAGGACCGCCGATGTGGTGGGTAGAAGGGGCAGGGCATACATCCTCAGAGCACGGGATGGAAGGGCGCTAAAGGAGATTATAGTACTTCCAGAGCACCTCAGACCTCATGCGTGA